The proteins below are encoded in one region of Eubacterium sp. 1001713B170207_170306_E7:
- a CDS encoding lysozyme family protein has translation MKKKGRSRKKKRFRPLIWGIVLITGVLLLNCSFMAGRGNKNNDESREEGLSSAVAEYRPVVAQYASEYGIEEYTDYLLAVMQVESGGKHEDVMQSSESLGLPPNSLETEESIDQGCRYFAKLLRLAAEKGCDFNTVVQAYNFGDDFLDFIAENGGAYTTELAMEYARQKSGGEEVAYLNPIALKANGGWRYKYGNMFYVQLVYQYI, from the coding sequence ATGAAGAAAAAGGGACGTTCCAGGAAGAAAAAACGATTCAGACCGCTTATCTGGGGCATCGTGTTAATCACAGGGGTCCTTCTTCTTAATTGCAGCTTTATGGCTGGGAGAGGAAATAAAAACAATGACGAATCCCGTGAAGAAGGCCTTTCGTCAGCCGTTGCTGAGTACCGTCCTGTGGTTGCACAGTATGCTTCCGAATATGGGATCGAGGAATATACAGATTATCTACTGGCAGTTATGCAGGTGGAATCCGGAGGAAAGCACGAGGACGTTATGCAGTCCAGCGAATCATTAGGTCTTCCGCCAAACAGTTTAGAGACGGAGGAGTCCATTGACCAGGGGTGCCGCTATTTCGCAAAGCTGCTGAGACTTGCTGCGGAAAAGGGCTGCGATTTTAACACGGTCGTGCAGGCCTATAATTTTGGCGATGATTTCCTTGACTTTATCGCGGAAAACGGCGGCGCCTATACGACTGAGCTGGCCATGGAGTATGCCAGACAGAAATCTGGCGGTGAAGAAGTGGCTTATCTAAACCCCATCGCCTTAAAAGCAAATGGTGGCTGGAGGTATAAGTACGGAAATATGTTTTATGTTCAGCTTGTTTACCAGTACATCTGA
- a CDS encoding cupin domain-containing protein, with translation MNERFKNIDLKTVYALADLVDYAEGRVESRTLVQNDALSVTAFSFPKGEGLSTHVAGGDALLYVMDGKAGITVGDDSQKAVSAGEMIIMPKGIPHSVDVLEAFKMFLVVVQ, from the coding sequence ATGAATGAGCGTTTTAAAAATATAGATTTAAAAACAGTATATGCCCTGGCAGATTTGGTTGATTATGCTGAGGGCAGAGTAGAGAGCAGAACCCTTGTACAGAACGACGCCTTGAGTGTTACAGCCTTTTCTTTCCCGAAGGGAGAAGGTTTAAGCACACATGTAGCAGGGGGCGATGCTTTACTCTATGTCATGGATGGAAAAGCAGGAATCACCGTTGGCGATGACTCACAGAAGGCTGTCAGCGCAGGCGAAATGATTATTATGCCAAAGGGAATTCCTCACAGTGTAGATGTCCTTGAAGCTTTTAAAATGTTTTTAGTGGTCGTTCAGTAA
- a CDS encoding GNAT family N-acetyltransferase produces the protein MKSLTIMQAEKKDAEALLKYRDAIGVESENLTFGREGSGMTLEAQKVFIQRARESETSVMYVGKINDEIVALGSITAYDKPRIRHRGELGLTVRKPYWNQGIATKMMRALMDFAKESRSCEVVELEVRSDNRAAIHLYEKFGFRTIGVYEKFFKIGDQYAPANLMTCYL, from the coding sequence ATGAAGAGTCTAACCATTATGCAGGCTGAGAAGAAGGATGCAGAGGCGCTTTTAAAATACCGTGATGCAATCGGTGTGGAGAGCGAAAATTTGACCTTTGGCAGAGAAGGTTCCGGTATGACACTGGAAGCTCAGAAGGTTTTTATCCAAAGAGCAAGGGAATCTGAAACATCGGTCATGTACGTGGGGAAAATTAATGATGAGATTGTGGCTTTGGGTTCGATCACAGCCTATGATAAGCCGCGCATCCGCCATCGGGGAGAGCTGGGTCTGACCGTCCGTAAGCCGTACTGGAATCAGGGAATCGCCACAAAAATGATGCGGGCCCTGATGGATTTTGCAAAGGAGAGCAGAAGCTGTGAAGTCGTTGAGCTGGAGGTGCGGTCCGATAACCGGGCGGCTATCCATCTTTATGAGAAGTTTGGTTTTAGAACCATTGGCGTCTATGAAAAATTCTTTAAAATTGGAGATCAGTACGCTCCGGCCAATCTGATGACCTGTTATCTATAA
- a CDS encoding KTSC domain-containing protein, giving the protein MSMHFVTSTLVDSIGYHNGNLYIQFKNGNLYEYFNVPFRHYQSMLAAESVGKYYGRYVRGQYPRKKIAYSL; this is encoded by the coding sequence ATGTCAATGCATTTTGTCACCTCAACCCTGGTCGATTCCATTGGGTACCACAACGGTAATCTGTATATACAGTTTAAAAACGGCAATCTATACGAATATTTTAATGTCCCTTTTCGCCATTACCAAAGCATGCTGGCCGCAGAATCTGTTGGCAAATATTACGGCAGGTACGTTCGTGGACAGTATCCGCGTAAAAAGATCGCCTACAGCTTATAG
- a CDS encoding YjzC family protein: MMSQLVNPGTDNQAPGTYKEVGPRGGEIKNGRVVTIAKGDRLPPTQEAGHKWKKQ, encoded by the coding sequence ATGATGTCACAACTCGTAAATCCTGGTACAGACAATCAGGCACCGGGCACCTACAAGGAAGTAGGTCCTCGCGGCGGTGAAATTAAAAACGGCCGTGTTGTTACAATTGCAAAAGGCGACCGCCTTCCACCTACTCAGGAAGCCGGTCATAAATGGAAAAAGCAATAA
- a CDS encoding nucleotidyltransferase domain-containing protein, with the protein MKINYPTLKHKQYIEYIQAVCKDQKLSLVLEGSLASGKAGCFSDIDLILTGNLNVEQLEKILTDYGPLAMTNYTEKPEGILILNYADGISVDLDIRKAVLKEELEANQILCDFGFVVGESAERVRLTTDLILARPLWYKTLRLIHRCCLKYLTGKAEAAEGLAKEVAEGIEQCCCIKLQKQEIPERMVEAFEAIDEQFDAGSVVRKLFTPLFKAMKEKM; encoded by the coding sequence ATGAAAATAAATTATCCAACATTAAAACATAAGCAGTATATAGAGTATATACAGGCTGTTTGTAAAGATCAGAAGCTTTCTCTTGTTTTGGAAGGCTCACTGGCGTCTGGAAAGGCCGGCTGTTTTTCGGACATTGATTTGATTTTAACCGGGAACTTAAATGTGGAGCAGCTGGAAAAAATATTGACAGATTACGGCCCTTTGGCTATGACCAATTATACTGAAAAGCCAGAGGGTATTTTGATTTTAAATTATGCGGACGGGATCAGCGTTGATCTGGACATCCGCAAAGCTGTTCTTAAAGAAGAGCTTGAAGCTAACCAGATTTTGTGCGATTTTGGCTTCGTCGTTGGAGAAAGCGCTGAACGCGTGAGATTAACGACGGATTTGATACTGGCGCGCCCTCTCTGGTATAAAACTCTCCGGCTTATCCATCGCTGTTGTCTGAAATACCTGACAGGTAAAGCCGAGGCCGCAGAGGGATTGGCAAAAGAGGTTGCCGAAGGGATAGAACAATGCTGTTGCATAAAGCTTCAGAAGCAGGAGATTCCTGAAAGAATGGTTGAAGCCTTTGAGGCCATTGATGAACAGTTCGATGCTGGAAGCGTTGTTCGGAAGCTTTTCACTCCGCTTTTTAAAGCAATGAAAGAAAAAATGTAA
- a CDS encoding CaiB/BaiF CoA-transferase family protein yields the protein MTDKREEGALEGLKILDFSTLLPGPFATTMLADLGAEVLKISGPGKPDIVLDYPPFVEGTTVSANQAWLGRNKKTMLLNLKKPESIEVVKKLILEYDIVMEQFRPGVMEKLGIGYETLAEINPRLIYCSLTGYGQTGPLSHKAGHDINYLARSGNMGQAGRVETGPVLTNMQIADVAVGSMNSVIGILAAVQYRNRTGKGQHVDIAMLDGLIPFNGMDGAAFLAAGKVPRREGERLNGGCMYDFYETKDGQYLSVGSLEPKFWAEFCRCIGREDLIEGSVWPENAEAVKDTIRAIFKERTRDEWRAVFEGHDVCVEPVLSVGEALGEDAHIREREMVVEVELPLSGGKKVAQYGSPVKLSESPAQYRYGGYPVGHHTEEMLKGLGYSDSEIKKLTSE from the coding sequence ATGACAGATAAAAGAGAAGAAGGGGCTCTGGAGGGCCTGAAGATACTGGATTTTTCAACCCTTTTGCCAGGCCCCTTTGCCACCACCATGCTGGCAGACCTTGGAGCAGAGGTGTTAAAAATAAGCGGGCCTGGCAAGCCGGATATTGTTTTGGACTATCCGCCCTTTGTTGAGGGGACCACTGTGTCGGCGAACCAGGCTTGGCTTGGGCGCAATAAAAAGACCATGCTTTTAAACCTGAAAAAACCAGAAAGCATCGAGGTGGTTAAAAAGCTGATTTTGGAGTACGATATTGTTATGGAGCAGTTCAGGCCCGGAGTCATGGAGAAGCTGGGGATTGGGTATGAAACCCTTGCAGAGATCAATCCGCGGCTCATTTATTGTTCGCTAACCGGTTATGGTCAGACAGGGCCCTTGAGTCATAAGGCAGGGCACGATATTAATTATCTGGCGAGAAGTGGCAACATGGGTCAGGCCGGCCGTGTGGAAACCGGACCTGTGCTGACTAACATGCAGATTGCAGATGTGGCCGTCGGATCGATGAACTCTGTCATTGGGATTCTGGCAGCGGTTCAGTACCGGAACCGGACAGGAAAAGGGCAGCATGTCGATATTGCCATGTTAGATGGACTGATTCCCTTTAATGGAATGGACGGCGCGGCTTTTCTGGCAGCTGGAAAAGTGCCGAGAAGGGAAGGAGAGCGCCTGAACGGTGGCTGCATGTATGATTTTTATGAGACAAAGGACGGACAATACCTGAGCGTCGGGTCTCTTGAACCTAAATTCTGGGCGGAGTTCTGCCGCTGTATCGGCAGAGAGGACTTGATTGAGGGCTCGGTATGGCCAGAAAATGCAGAGGCTGTCAAGGATACGATCAGAGCGATATTTAAAGAGAGAACAAGAGATGAGTGGAGGGCTGTTTTTGAAGGGCATGATGTATGTGTGGAGCCCGTGCTGTCAGTCGGTGAGGCACTGGGTGAGGACGCGCATATCCGGGAGCGTGAAATGGTGGTGGAGGTAGAGCTGCCTCTGTCAGGTGGTAAAAAAGTCGCCCAATACGGCAGCCCGGTCAAGCTTTCGGAAAGCCCAGCCCAATACCGATACGGCGGGTATCCGGTCGGTCATCATACCGAAGAGATGCTGAAGGGCCTGGGATATTCGGACAGCGAGATCAAAAAACTGACCTCGGAATGA
- a CDS encoding alpha-amylase: MNNGTMMQYFEWYLPADKLLWKRCAAQAGNLKKAGITAVWLPPAYKGADGVYDVGYAVYDTYDLGEFDQKGDIATKYGTREEYLMAIDAFHNEGIQVLADIVLNHRIGADECEETEAIQSKETDRNEQIGEKSVITAWTRFTFPGRNGRYSDFTWNWRYFDGTDWDNKSNSGGIYRFHDKGWDSEVDPENGNYDYLMGTDVDMTNREVVEELKRWGQWYLETANMDGFRLDAVKHIRFEFFDEWLSYLRETTGKELFSVGEYWSADVETLEHYFKVCNWSMSLFDVPLHFKLHQASCEGLAFDMGSLLENTLVNVFPDKAVTFVDNHDTQPGQSLESWVQEWFKPQAYAVILLRESGYPCIFYGDYYGMPHDNLPAVIGLEVLLRVRSLYAYGQQHDYFDDANIVGWTREGEVEHPDSGIAVLLSNGPEGEKRMYIGPAFTGQSFRDCTRHFSEPVIIDEEGYGVFKVSKASLSVWINERAYGVLMINLP, encoded by the coding sequence ATGAATAACGGAACAATGATGCAGTATTTTGAATGGTACCTTCCGGCGGATAAGCTCTTGTGGAAACGGTGTGCCGCACAGGCGGGGAATCTGAAAAAAGCCGGAATTACTGCCGTGTGGCTTCCACCTGCCTATAAAGGCGCGGATGGTGTCTATGATGTGGGCTATGCGGTTTACGATACATACGATCTGGGAGAATTTGACCAGAAAGGGGACATTGCCACTAAATACGGCACTCGTGAAGAATACTTAATGGCCATCGATGCCTTTCATAATGAGGGGATTCAGGTTTTGGCCGATATTGTGTTGAATCACCGAATCGGCGCAGATGAATGTGAGGAAACAGAAGCGATCCAGAGCAAGGAAACAGACCGAAATGAGCAGATTGGCGAAAAGAGTGTCATTACAGCCTGGACGCGCTTTACCTTCCCGGGAAGAAATGGCAGATACTCAGATTTCACCTGGAACTGGCGTTATTTTGACGGGACAGACTGGGATAATAAGAGCAACAGCGGAGGTATTTACCGTTTCCACGACAAGGGCTGGGACAGCGAGGTCGATCCGGAAAACGGTAATTATGACTACCTGATGGGTACGGATGTGGATATGACTAACCGTGAGGTGGTCGAAGAACTGAAGCGATGGGGCCAATGGTACCTTGAGACTGCCAATATGGACGGCTTCCGCCTGGATGCGGTTAAGCATATTCGTTTCGAGTTTTTTGATGAGTGGCTTTCCTATCTCAGAGAGACAACCGGTAAGGAGCTCTTTTCGGTAGGAGAGTACTGGAGCGCAGATGTCGAAACCTTGGAGCATTACTTTAAGGTCTGTAACTGGAGCATGTCCCTTTTTGACGTCCCGCTGCACTTCAAGCTTCATCAGGCCTCCTGCGAGGGACTGGCCTTTGATATGGGGAGTCTGCTTGAAAATACACTGGTCAATGTCTTTCCGGACAAAGCAGTGACCTTTGTGGATAACCATGACACTCAGCCGGGGCAGTCTCTGGAATCCTGGGTTCAGGAATGGTTCAAGCCCCAGGCCTATGCGGTGATTCTGTTGAGAGAAAGCGGCTATCCCTGCATTTTCTATGGAGACTATTACGGTATGCCGCACGATAACCTGCCGGCAGTCATTGGCCTGGAAGTGCTTTTGAGAGTCCGGAGCCTTTATGCCTATGGCCAGCAGCACGATTATTTTGACGATGCGAATATTGTAGGATGGACCAGAGAGGGAGAGGTTGAGCATCCGGATTCGGGTATTGCTGTTTTATTGTCCAATGGTCCGGAAGGGGAAAAACGTATGTACATCGGTCCGGCCTTTACAGGCCAGTCCTTCAGAGACTGTACCCGCCATTTTTCGGAGCCGGTTATTATTGATGAAGAAGGCTACGGTGTTTTTAAAGTTTCTAAGGCCTCTTTGTCTGTCTGGATTAACGAACGGGCTTATGGGGTGTTGATGATTAATCTTCCATAA
- a CDS encoding CorA family divalent cation transporter: MLYLMEKSGIHRIDDKTALESDKKYVGVSTYEEADGQGDKFGLRAGLLSRTLANDAIRFESYDHLDMLCIAVVDLAVMKLDVPTMHLFIWENIFFIVCEDQKFVHRILEKISAYDKLEVSYGRLLFHLFDKLLEDDNSYLDKFEEKIMALEKKIIDDKRNKNYVNNIIGYRKKLVLLKRYYEQVSVVFKYIDLNENKLFDHQSLKLLRILAGKVDRLYNNVLSLIEYVAQIREAYQAEVDINLNTTMKIFTVITTIFFPLSLIAGWYGMNFNMPEYQSLYGYPMVIILSAGVIIASVVYFKRNHWF, from the coding sequence ATGCTATATCTAATGGAAAAATCAGGGATCCACCGTATTGATGATAAAACAGCGCTGGAGTCCGATAAAAAATACGTTGGCGTTAGTACGTATGAAGAAGCTGACGGACAAGGGGATAAATTCGGGCTCCGGGCCGGGCTTTTAAGCCGGACGCTGGCCAATGATGCCATCCGCTTTGAAAGCTATGACCACCTGGATATGCTGTGCATTGCCGTGGTGGATCTGGCGGTCATGAAGCTGGATGTCCCGACAATGCACCTGTTTATCTGGGAAAATATTTTCTTTATTGTCTGTGAGGATCAAAAGTTTGTCCACAGGATTCTTGAGAAGATTTCAGCCTACGATAAGCTTGAGGTAAGCTATGGCCGGCTTCTGTTTCATCTTTTTGATAAGCTTCTGGAGGATGACAACAGTTATCTGGATAAATTTGAAGAAAAAATCATGGCGCTTGAAAAAAAGATCATTGATGACAAAAGAAATAAAAATTATGTAAACAATATTATTGGCTACAGAAAAAAACTGGTACTGCTGAAAAGATACTACGAACAGGTTAGTGTTGTTTTTAAATATATTGATCTGAATGAAAATAAGCTGTTTGACCACCAGTCTTTAAAGCTGCTGCGGATTTTAGCTGGCAAGGTGGACCGCCTTTATAATAATGTACTCTCGCTTATTGAGTATGTGGCCCAGATAAGGGAGGCTTATCAGGCAGAAGTGGACATAAACCTCAATACGACCATGAAGATATTTACCGTGATTACGACCATCTTTTTTCCGCTGAGTCTGATTGCCGGCTGGTATGGTATGAATTTTAACATGCCGGAGTATCAGAGTCTCTATGGCTATCCCATGGTTATTATCCTGAGTGCCGGAGTTATTATCGCTTCAGTCGTTTATTTTAAACGGAACCACTGGTTTTAA
- the mscL gene encoding large conductance mechanosensitive channel protein MscL — protein MKNLLKEFKEFALRGNVMELAVAVIMGAAFQGIISSLTGDIISPILGLFGGVDFSNLAVNIGDASIRYGAFITAVINFLIMAFVIFLMVKGMNKLAGLRKTKESDEEEKTKTCPYCFTEIPKKAVRCPHCTTVLVKRKKQTSAEIQRKD, from the coding sequence ATGAAAAATTTACTCAAAGAGTTTAAAGAGTTCGCCCTCAGAGGCAATGTGATGGAACTGGCCGTTGCGGTGATTATGGGCGCTGCCTTTCAGGGGATTATCAGCTCTTTAACCGGAGATATTATCTCGCCGATTCTCGGTCTTTTTGGCGGGGTTGATTTCAGTAATCTAGCTGTCAACATCGGGGATGCCAGTATTCGGTATGGTGCCTTCATTACAGCGGTTATTAATTTCCTCATCATGGCCTTTGTTATTTTTTTGATGGTCAAGGGCATGAACAAGCTGGCTGGCCTCAGAAAAACAAAGGAGAGCGATGAGGAAGAAAAAACGAAAACCTGTCCTTACTGCTTTACCGAAATACCGAAAAAAGCCGTGCGCTGTCCCCACTGCACAACGGTTTTGGTCAAACGGAAAAAGCAGACGTCCGCAGAAATCCAAAGAAAAGATTAA
- a CDS encoding DsrE family protein, whose product MKILFHVDDTNRLGMAATNAANAARYVQDNRLELETEIVVNGEAVTGLVRKGIEEPLYQSLQKLSDSHVRIAACQNAMRAHQLTKEDLCDFVDVVPAGIIELAQKQEEGYAYIKP is encoded by the coding sequence ATGAAAATACTGTTTCACGTTGATGATACGAACCGTCTGGGCATGGCAGCAACCAATGCCGCCAACGCTGCCAGGTATGTTCAGGATAATCGGCTTGAGCTGGAGACTGAGATAGTGGTGAACGGCGAAGCCGTTACCGGACTGGTCCGCAAGGGTATAGAGGAGCCTTTATACCAGAGCCTTCAAAAGCTTTCCGACAGCCATGTGCGTATTGCAGCCTGTCAGAATGCGATGAGGGCCCATCAGCTTACAAAAGAAGATTTATGTGATTTTGTCGATGTTGTGCCCGCAGGGATTATTGAACTCGCCCAGAAGCAGGAAGAGGGCTACGCTTATATTAAGCCGTGA
- a CDS encoding TetR/AcrR family transcriptional regulator, whose protein sequence is MNANVTSREALVAAAREIALSESLSKISIRRVAAVCGISVGAIYNYFPTKSELMVAVIEDFWRSAFHGVGDDLFKEKNFCLFIKGVYERLYRNVQEVYESWLEEITRLDLGQSGKEQEARHFEHIKKGILEVLENDEVIRQDIWNDSFTKAGLIDFVFDNLLLLMGKREKDCCFLTQLLEQLLYREERKDESSEKNNSKG, encoded by the coding sequence ATGAATGCAAATGTCACTTCACGAGAGGCGCTGGTGGCAGCGGCCCGGGAAATCGCGCTGTCAGAAAGCCTTTCTAAAATAAGCATCCGCCGTGTTGCCGCAGTATGCGGTATCTCGGTCGGAGCCATATATAATTATTTTCCAACCAAAAGCGAGCTGATGGTCGCAGTCATCGAAGATTTTTGGCGATCAGCCTTTCATGGCGTGGGCGATGATTTATTTAAAGAAAAGAATTTTTGCCTTTTTATAAAGGGTGTCTACGAGCGTTTATACCGGAATGTGCAGGAGGTTTATGAAAGCTGGCTGGAAGAAATCACCAGGCTTGATTTGGGCCAGAGCGGTAAGGAGCAGGAGGCCCGTCACTTTGAGCATATTAAAAAGGGAATTCTGGAGGTTTTGGAAAACGATGAGGTTATCAGGCAGGACATCTGGAATGATTCGTTTACAAAAGCTGGCCTGATTGATTTTGTTTTTGATAATTTACTGCTCCTTATGGGAAAAAGAGAGAAGGACTGCTGCTTTTTAACCCAGCTGCTTGAGCAGTTGCTCTATCGCGAAGAAAGAAAGGATGAATCAAGTGAAAAAAATAATTCCAAGGGTTGA
- the mscL gene encoding large conductance mechanosensitive channel protein MscL, with amino-acid sequence MFDDFKKFAFKGNILSLAIGVVIGNSFNKVVSSVVSDILMPFFGYLTAGIDFKTLKLVLHPATLEGDKIIRPELVISYGDFLQNVIDFFIIALSIYIVTKAIQKISRKEQNQDQQDAVTEIDLLTDIKNILEKEQNSQPEKAADNAGAENAAPAKQNVQIHKNAQKLRLDKKYRIH; translated from the coding sequence GTGTTTGATGATTTTAAGAAATTTGCATTTAAAGGGAATATCCTCAGCCTGGCCATCGGTGTAGTCATTGGTAATTCCTTTAACAAGGTAGTATCCTCGGTGGTCAGCGACATTCTTATGCCGTTTTTCGGCTATCTCACGGCAGGTATTGATTTTAAGACACTAAAGCTGGTGCTGCACCCTGCCACGCTGGAGGGCGATAAAATTATCCGGCCGGAGCTTGTAATCTCCTATGGGGACTTTTTGCAGAATGTCATTGACTTTTTTATTATAGCGCTGTCCATTTATATTGTGACAAAGGCGATTCAGAAAATCAGCCGTAAGGAGCAGAACCAGGATCAACAGGACGCAGTAACAGAGATTGACCTGCTGACCGATATTAAAAATATATTGGAAAAAGAGCAAAACAGCCAGCCGGAAAAGGCTGCGGACAATGCGGGAGCTGAAAATGCAGCCCCGGCCAAGCAAAATGTGCAGATTCACAAAAATGCACAAAAGCTACGGCTTGATAAAAAGTATCGAATCCATTAA
- the sdaAB gene encoding L-serine ammonia-lyase, iron-sulfur-dependent subunit beta encodes MKELSVFDIIGPNMIGPSSSHTAGALRIALLARKMVSGTIQKVVFELYGSFAQTYRGHGTDKALVAGILGFGTEDYRIRDSFKYAREAGLDYRFIVNTEKKDIHPNTVAITITDTEGQTTMVTGESIGGGAAVIREINGVEIALSGEYNTILVRQMDKPGVLAHITRCLSDCQINIAFTKLYREKKGEIAYTIIETDEAITSEVIAAIEASENINSATRIEL; translated from the coding sequence TTGAAAGAACTATCCGTATTTGACATTATCGGTCCAAACATGATTGGGCCCTCCAGCTCACATACCGCAGGCGCCTTAAGAATCGCGCTGCTGGCCCGGAAAATGGTCAGTGGAACCATCCAGAAGGTGGTGTTTGAGCTCTACGGCTCCTTTGCCCAGACCTACCGCGGCCACGGCACAGACAAAGCCCTGGTAGCCGGAATTCTGGGCTTTGGCACCGAGGACTACCGTATCCGGGATTCCTTCAAATATGCCAGAGAAGCAGGGCTGGACTACCGTTTCATCGTTAATACCGAGAAAAAAGACATCCACCCCAATACCGTCGCCATCACCATCACCGACACCGAGGGGCAGACCACCATGGTGACCGGCGAATCCATCGGCGGCGGCGCCGCCGTGATCCGGGAAATCAACGGCGTCGAGATCGCCCTTTCCGGCGAGTACAACACCATTCTGGTCAGGCAGATGGACAAGCCCGGCGTCCTGGCCCACATCACCCGGTGCCTCAGCGACTGTCAGATCAACATTGCCTTTACCAAGCTCTACCGGGAAAAGAAAGGCGAAATCGCCTACACCATCATCGAGACCGACGAAGCAATCACCAGCGAAGTCATAGCAGCCATCGAAGCATCCGAAAACATAAACAGCGCTACACGGATAGAGCTGTAG